A genome region from Streptomyces sp. S4.7 includes the following:
- a CDS encoding TetR/AcrR family transcriptional regulator has translation MGTRTAAPTRREQILNEAARLFAERGFHGVGVDEIGAAVGISGPGLYRHFAGKDAMLAELLVGISGRLLDGGRKRVAASAGDPAAVLASLIDGHIDFALDDRPLITLHDRELDRLRDSDRKLVRQLQRQYVELWVGVVREIHQDVPEPVARGAVHAVFGLLNSTPHLSPDGRGTPRRAVAETLLRRLAHGAFAALGEEDGAPRP, from the coding sequence ATGGGCACCAGGACCGCGGCACCGACGCGCCGTGAGCAGATCCTCAACGAGGCCGCCAGGCTCTTCGCCGAGCGCGGCTTCCACGGCGTGGGCGTCGATGAGATAGGGGCGGCCGTCGGCATCAGCGGGCCGGGCCTGTACCGCCATTTCGCGGGCAAGGACGCCATGCTCGCCGAGCTGCTCGTCGGCATCAGCGGCCGGCTCCTCGACGGCGGCAGGAAGCGTGTGGCGGCGTCGGCCGGTGACCCGGCGGCCGTGCTCGCCTCGCTGATCGACGGCCACATCGACTTCGCGCTGGACGACCGCCCGCTGATCACCCTGCACGACCGCGAACTGGACCGGCTGCGGGACAGCGACCGCAAACTCGTACGGCAGCTCCAGCGGCAGTACGTGGAGCTGTGGGTCGGTGTCGTCCGCGAGATCCACCAGGACGTCCCCGAGCCGGTCGCGCGCGGCGCCGTGCACGCCGTCTTCGGCCTGCTGAACTCGACACCGCACCTGAGCCCCGACGGCCGCGGCACCCCCCGGCGGGCGGTGGCGGAAACGCTCCTGCGCCGCCTGGCCCACGGCGCGTTCGCCGCCCTCGGTGAAGAGGACGGCGCGCCGCGTCCGTGA
- a CDS encoding carboxyl transferase domain-containing protein, with amino-acid sequence MQQAPVLASAADPASEAWRVNEAAHQELSGALRARLAAARLGGGEKSRARHVARGKLLPRDRVDTLLDPGSPFLELAPLAAEDMYDGQAPAAGVIAGIGRVSGREVVVVANDATVKGGTYYPMTVKKHLRAQEVALENRLPCVYLVDSGGAFLPMQDEVFPDRDHFGRIFYNQARMSGAGIPQIAAVLGSCTAGGAYVPAMSDEAVIVRGQGTIFLGGPPLVKAATGEVVTAEELGGGEVHSRTSGVTDHLAEDDAHALRIVRTIVSTLPERGPLPWKVEPAQEPKVDPAGLYGAVPVDSRTPYDVREVIARLVDGSRFAEFKSEFGTTLVTGFARIHGHPVGIVANNGILFSESAQKGAHFIELCDQRGIPLLFLQNISGFMVGRSYEAGGIAKHGAKMVTAVACARVPKLTVVVGGSYGAGNYSMCGRAYSPRFLWMWPNAKISVMGGEQAASVLATVKRDQIEGRGDQWPAEEEEAFKDPVRAQYDAQGNAYYATARLWDDGVIDPLETRQVVGLALTACANSPLPQKDSTAPGFGVFRM; translated from the coding sequence ATGCAGCAGGCACCCGTGCTGGCGAGCGCCGCGGACCCGGCGTCCGAGGCCTGGCGCGTGAACGAGGCGGCGCATCAGGAGCTCTCCGGCGCTCTGCGCGCCCGGCTCGCCGCCGCGCGGCTCGGCGGCGGCGAGAAGTCCCGCGCCCGGCACGTGGCACGCGGCAAGCTGCTGCCCCGCGACCGGGTGGACACCCTGCTCGACCCGGGCTCGCCCTTCCTGGAGCTGGCCCCGCTGGCGGCGGAGGACATGTACGACGGCCAGGCGCCGGCGGCCGGGGTGATCGCCGGGATCGGCCGGGTCAGCGGCCGTGAGGTGGTCGTGGTCGCCAACGACGCCACGGTCAAGGGCGGGACGTACTACCCGATGACGGTGAAGAAGCATCTGCGCGCCCAGGAGGTCGCGCTGGAGAACAGACTGCCGTGCGTCTATCTCGTGGACTCGGGCGGCGCCTTCCTGCCGATGCAGGACGAGGTCTTCCCCGACCGTGACCACTTCGGCCGGATCTTCTACAACCAGGCGCGGATGTCCGGCGCCGGCATCCCGCAGATCGCGGCCGTGCTCGGCTCCTGCACGGCGGGCGGCGCGTACGTCCCCGCGATGAGCGACGAGGCCGTGATCGTCCGCGGCCAGGGCACGATCTTCCTGGGCGGCCCGCCTCTGGTGAAGGCGGCGACCGGCGAGGTCGTCACCGCCGAGGAACTGGGCGGCGGCGAGGTCCACTCCCGTACGTCGGGGGTCACGGACCATCTCGCCGAGGACGACGCGCACGCGCTGCGGATCGTCCGCACGATCGTCTCGACGCTCCCCGAGCGCGGCCCGCTGCCGTGGAAGGTCGAGCCGGCTCAGGAGCCGAAGGTCGACCCCGCGGGGCTCTACGGGGCGGTGCCGGTCGACTCGCGCACGCCCTACGACGTCCGCGAGGTCATCGCCCGGCTGGTGGACGGCTCACGGTTCGCGGAGTTCAAGTCCGAGTTCGGTACGACGCTGGTGACGGGCTTCGCCCGGATCCACGGCCACCCGGTGGGAATCGTCGCCAACAACGGCATCCTGTTCTCCGAATCGGCCCAGAAGGGCGCGCACTTCATCGAGCTGTGCGACCAGCGCGGCATCCCGCTGCTCTTCCTCCAGAACATCTCCGGCTTCATGGTCGGCCGCAGTTACGAGGCGGGCGGCATCGCCAAGCACGGCGCGAAGATGGTGACGGCCGTGGCGTGCGCGCGCGTACCCAAGCTCACGGTCGTGGTCGGCGGTTCGTACGGCGCGGGGAACTACTCGATGTGCGGCCGGGCCTACTCCCCCCGCTTCCTGTGGATGTGGCCCAACGCCAAGATCTCCGTCATGGGCGGCGAGCAGGCGGCCTCGGTGCTGGCGACGGTCAAGCGCGACCAGATCGAGGGCCGCGGGGATCAGTGGCCGGCCGAGGAGGAAGAGGCGTTCAAGGACCCGGTGCGCGCCCAGTACGACGCGCAGGGCAACGCCTACTACGCGACGGCGCGGCTCTGGGACGACGGGGTGATCGACCCGCTGGAGACCCGTCAGGTGGTGGGTCTGGCGCTGACGGCCTGCGCCAACTCCCCGCTTCCCCAGAAGGACAGCACCGCCCCCGGCTTCGGCGTCTTCCGGATGTGA
- a CDS encoding acetyl-CoA carboxylase biotin carboxylase subunit, with product MFDTVLVANRGEIAVRVIRTLRALGIRSVAVFSDADADARHVREADTAVRIGPAPASESYLVSDRLLEAAARTGAQAVHPGYGFLAENADFARACADAGLVFIGPTADAISLMGDKIRAKETVAAAGVPVVPGSSGSGLTDDQLADAAREIGMPVLLKPSAGGGGKGMRLTRLESALRDEIAAARREARASFGDDTLLVERWIDRPRHIEIQVLADGHGNVVHLGERECSLQRRHQKIIEEAPSVLLDDKTRAAMGEAAVQAARSCGYRGAGTVEFIVPGEDPASYFFMEMNTRLQVEHPVTELVTGLDLVEWQLRVAAGERLPFTQDDITLTGHAIEARICAEDPARGFLPSGGRVLSLQEPQGEGVRTDSGLSEGTEVGSLYDPMLSKVIVHAPDRATALRRLRAALAETVTLGVPTNAGFLRRLLAHPAVVAGELDTGLVERDADALVAAEVPAEVYEAAAAVREHALAPAPSPEGGSGGGWTDPFSVPNGWRMGGMAVPVAHHLRVPGHEPVTHRLLGTGPSRVETDRVTVTVDGMTHTFHRADDWLGSNGDSWHVQDHDPVEAALLGAAGAGGVDALTAPMPGTVTVVKVAVGDEVVAGQGLLVVEAMKMEHVVAAPHDGTVTELDVTAGSTVAMDQVLAVVAPAADPASTDSAAVDPASTEGTAVISADADASAVPAAAAAAPPTVPEEEK from the coding sequence ATGTTCGACACGGTCCTCGTCGCGAACCGCGGCGAGATCGCGGTGCGCGTCATCCGTACGCTGCGCGCGCTCGGCATCCGTTCCGTCGCGGTCTTCAGCGACGCCGACGCCGACGCCCGGCATGTACGTGAGGCGGACACCGCCGTACGGATCGGTCCGGCGCCCGCCTCCGAGAGCTATCTCGTGAGTGACCGGCTGCTGGAGGCCGCGGCCCGGACCGGCGCCCAGGCGGTCCACCCCGGCTACGGCTTCCTCGCGGAGAACGCGGACTTCGCGCGGGCGTGCGCGGACGCCGGTCTCGTCTTCATCGGCCCGACCGCCGACGCCATCTCACTGATGGGCGACAAGATCCGCGCCAAGGAGACCGTGGCGGCGGCCGGGGTGCCGGTGGTGCCCGGCTCCTCGGGCAGCGGACTGACCGACGACCAACTGGCCGACGCGGCCAGGGAGATCGGCATGCCGGTGCTGCTGAAGCCGTCGGCGGGCGGCGGCGGCAAGGGCATGCGGCTCACCCGCCTGGAGTCGGCCCTGCGCGACGAGATCGCGGCGGCCCGGCGCGAGGCCCGCGCCTCCTTCGGCGACGACACGCTCCTGGTCGAGCGGTGGATCGACCGGCCGCGCCACATCGAGATCCAGGTGCTGGCCGACGGGCACGGCAACGTGGTCCATCTCGGCGAGCGCGAGTGCTCGTTGCAGCGCCGCCACCAGAAGATCATCGAGGAGGCGCCGTCCGTCCTGCTGGACGACAAGACGCGGGCGGCGATGGGCGAGGCCGCGGTGCAGGCGGCGCGCTCCTGCGGCTACCGGGGCGCGGGGACGGTGGAGTTCATCGTGCCGGGCGAGGACCCGGCCTCGTACTTCTTCATGGAGATGAACACCCGTCTTCAGGTGGAGCATCCCGTCACCGAGCTGGTCACCGGTCTGGATCTGGTCGAGTGGCAACTGCGCGTCGCCGCCGGTGAGCGGCTTCCCTTCACCCAGGACGACATCACCCTCACCGGGCACGCGATCGAGGCCCGGATCTGCGCCGAGGACCCCGCGCGCGGCTTTTTGCCGTCGGGCGGCCGCGTGCTGTCGCTGCAAGAGCCGCAGGGCGAGGGCGTGCGCACCGACTCCGGCCTGAGCGAGGGCACGGAGGTCGGGAGCCTGTACGACCCGATGCTCTCGAAGGTGATAGTGCACGCCCCGGACCGCGCGACGGCGCTGCGCCGGCTGCGGGCGGCCCTGGCGGAGACGGTGACGCTGGGCGTCCCGACGAACGCCGGCTTCCTGCGGAGGCTGCTGGCCCACCCCGCCGTGGTGGCGGGCGAGCTGGACACGGGCCTGGTGGAGCGCGACGCGGACGCGCTGGTGGCGGCGGAGGTGCCGGCCGAGGTGTACGAAGCGGCGGCGGCCGTCCGGGAACACGCGCTGGCCCCCGCCCCTTCCCCGGAAGGCGGCTCCGGAGGCGGCTGGACCGATCCCTTCTCCGTACCGAACGGCTGGCGGATGGGCGGCATGGCCGTGCCGGTCGCCCACCATCTGCGGGTACCGGGACACGAGCCCGTCACCCACCGGCTGCTCGGCACCGGCCCGTCCCGTGTGGAGACCGACCGGGTCACCGTCACCGTGGACGGGATGACGCACACCTTCCACCGGGCGGACGACTGGCTCGGCAGCAACGGCGACAGCTGGCACGTACAGGACCACGATCCGGTGGAGGCGGCGCTGCTCGGAGCCGCCGGCGCGGGCGGCGTCGACGCGCTCACGGCCCCGATGCCCGGCACCGTCACGGTCGTGAAGGTGGCGGTCGGGGACGAAGTGGTGGCCGGTCAGGGCCTGTTGGTGGTCGAGGCGATGAAGATGGAGCACGTCGTCGCGGCCCCGCACGACGGCACGGTCACGGAGCTGGACGTGACGGCGGGCTCCACCGTCGCCATGGACCAGGTACTGGCCGTGGTCGCCCCCGCCGCGGACCCGGCCTCCACCGACAGCGCCGCTGTCGACCCGGCCTCCACAGAAGGCACCGCCGTCATCTCCGCCGATGCCGACGCCTCCGCCGTCCCCGCCGCCGCTGCCGCCGCACCCCCCACGGTCCCCGAGGAGGAGAAATGA
- a CDS encoding hydroxymethylglutaryl-CoA lyase, with protein sequence MTLPMTVMDEGLPTRIRIHEVGARDGLQNESAIVPTEIKAEFIHRLAAAGLTTIEATSFVHPDWVPQLADAERLFPMVRDLENVRLPALVPNDRGLDRALALGVRQVAVFASATESFAKANLNRTLDESLAMFEPVVARARAQRLHVRGYLSMCFGDPWEGPVPVGQVARLVRTLVDMGCDEVSLGDTIGVATPGHVQSLLATLIEEGVHLSKVGVHFHDTYGQALANTFAALQHGVTTVDASAGGLGGCPYAKSATGNLATEDLLWMLQGLGIDTGVDLGLLTATSVWMAEQLGRPSPSRTVSALSHKES encoded by the coding sequence ATGACGCTCCCCATGACCGTCATGGACGAGGGCCTGCCGACCCGGATCCGGATCCACGAGGTGGGCGCGCGCGACGGCCTCCAGAACGAGTCGGCGATCGTCCCGACCGAGATCAAGGCGGAGTTCATCCACCGCCTCGCCGCCGCCGGGCTCACCACCATCGAGGCGACCAGCTTCGTCCACCCCGACTGGGTGCCCCAACTGGCCGACGCCGAGCGGCTGTTCCCGATGGTGCGTGATCTGGAGAACGTGCGGCTGCCCGCCCTCGTCCCGAACGACCGCGGTCTCGACCGGGCGCTGGCCCTCGGTGTCCGTCAGGTGGCCGTCTTCGCCAGCGCGACCGAGTCGTTCGCCAAGGCCAATCTGAACCGCACGCTGGACGAGTCGCTCGCCATGTTCGAGCCGGTCGTCGCCCGCGCCCGCGCCCAACGGCTCCATGTCCGGGGCTATCTGTCGATGTGCTTCGGCGACCCGTGGGAGGGCCCCGTCCCCGTCGGCCAGGTCGCCCGGCTCGTCAGGACCCTGGTCGACATGGGCTGCGACGAGGTGAGCCTCGGCGACACGATCGGTGTGGCCACCCCCGGCCATGTGCAGAGCCTGCTCGCCACCCTCATCGAGGAAGGCGTGCACCTGTCGAAGGTCGGCGTCCACTTCCACGACACGTACGGCCAGGCACTCGCCAACACCTTCGCCGCGCTCCAGCACGGAGTGACCACCGTGGACGCGTCGGCGGGCGGCCTCGGCGGCTGCCCCTACGCCAAGAGCGCCACCGGGAACCTCGCCACCGAAGACCTCCTGTGGATGTTGCAGGGCCTCGGTATCGACACCGGGGTCGACCTCGGCCTCCTCACCGCCACCAGCGTGTGGATGGCCGAACAGCTGGGGCGACCCAGCCCCTCCCGCACCGTCAGCGCCCTCTCCCACAAGGAGTCCTAG
- a CDS encoding acyl-CoA dehydrogenase family protein, which translates to MSLDHRLSPEHEELRRTVEAFAQDVVAPKIGDFYERHEFPYEIVREMGRMGLFGLPFPEEYGGMGGDYMALGIALEELARVDSSVAITLEAGVSLGAMPLHLFGTQEQKRQWLPRLCSGEVLGAFGLTEPEAGSDAGGTRTTAVRDGDEWVINGSKCFITNSGTDITGLVTVTAVTGRKEDGRPEISSIIVPSGTPGFTVAAPYSKVGWNASDTRELSFSDVRVPLTNLVGAEGRGYAQFLRILDEGRIAISALATGLAQGCVDESVKYAKERHAFGRPIGANQAIQFKIADMEMRAHLARLGWRDAASRLVHGEPFKKEAALAKLYSSTVAVDNAREATQIHGGYGFMNEYPVARMWRDSKILEIGEGTSEVQRMLIARELGL; encoded by the coding sequence ATGTCCCTGGACCACCGGCTCTCACCCGAGCACGAGGAACTGCGCCGTACCGTCGAGGCGTTCGCCCAGGACGTCGTCGCGCCCAAGATCGGCGACTTCTACGAGCGGCACGAGTTCCCGTACGAGATCGTGCGCGAGATGGGCCGGATGGGCCTGTTCGGCCTGCCCTTCCCGGAGGAGTACGGCGGCATGGGCGGCGACTACATGGCGCTCGGCATCGCCCTGGAGGAGCTGGCCCGGGTCGACTCCTCGGTGGCCATCACCCTTGAGGCGGGCGTCTCGCTCGGCGCGATGCCGCTGCACCTCTTCGGTACGCAGGAGCAGAAGCGCCAGTGGCTGCCGCGCCTGTGCTCGGGCGAGGTCCTCGGCGCCTTCGGACTGACCGAGCCCGAGGCCGGCTCGGACGCGGGCGGCACCCGCACCACGGCCGTCCGGGACGGCGACGAGTGGGTCATCAACGGCTCGAAGTGCTTCATCACCAACTCGGGCACGGACATCACCGGACTGGTCACGGTCACGGCCGTCACCGGCCGCAAGGAGGACGGCAGGCCGGAGATCTCCTCGATCATCGTCCCGTCCGGCACCCCCGGCTTCACGGTCGCCGCCCCGTACTCGAAGGTCGGCTGGAACGCGTCGGACACCCGTGAACTGTCCTTCTCCGACGTCCGGGTGCCGCTGACGAACCTGGTCGGCGCGGAGGGCCGCGGGTACGCCCAGTTCCTCCGCATCCTGGACGAGGGCCGCATCGCGATCTCCGCGCTGGCGACGGGTCTGGCGCAGGGCTGTGTGGACGAGTCGGTGAAGTACGCGAAGGAGCGCCACGCCTTCGGCCGCCCGATCGGCGCGAACCAGGCCATCCAGTTCAAGATCGCCGACATGGAGATGCGTGCCCACCTGGCCCGCCTCGGCTGGCGCGACGCGGCTTCCCGGCTGGTCCACGGCGAGCCTTTCAAGAAGGAGGCGGCGCTGGCGAAGCTCTACTCCTCGACGGTGGCGGTGGACAACGCCCGCGAAGCCACCCAGATCCACGGCGGCTACGGCTTCATGAACGAGTACCCGGTGGCCAGGATGTGGCGCGACTCCAAGATCCTGGAGATCGGCGAGGGCACGAGCGAGGTCCAGCGGATGCTGATCGCCCGGGAGTTGGGGCTGTAG
- a CDS encoding VOC family protein, translated as MSIRRVVPNIQTQPEGLARSREFYGLLGFEEVMNQGWIMTLASPSAPTAQVSFLTEDATGPVVPDMSVEVDDVDAAYAAVRASGAEIVHTLRDEEWGVRRFFVRDPGGRVVNVLEHRGGAG; from the coding sequence ATGTCGATCCGCCGCGTCGTGCCCAACATCCAGACGCAGCCCGAAGGGCTGGCCCGGAGCCGGGAGTTCTACGGTCTGCTCGGCTTCGAGGAGGTCATGAACCAGGGCTGGATCATGACCCTCGCCTCACCGTCCGCCCCCACCGCCCAGGTCAGCTTCCTGACGGAGGACGCGACGGGGCCGGTCGTCCCCGACATGAGCGTCGAGGTGGACGATGTGGACGCGGCGTACGCCGCCGTGCGCGCGAGCGGCGCGGAGATCGTCCACACGCTGCGCGACGAGGAGTGGGGAGTGCGCCGCTTCTTCGTACGCGATCCGGGCGGCCGGGTCGTGAACGTGCTGGAGCACCGCGGCGGGGCGGGGTGA
- a CDS encoding ABC transporter substrate-binding protein has product MRNALHSPLSRRGVLAVGGAVGLGVALAACGSGDDKSTDAGGDAKSGPWSFKDDRGETAEAGSVPKNIVAFTGTAAALHDYGIEVKGVFGPTTTKGGEPDIQAGDLDVTKVEILGNVWGEFNVEKYAALAPDLLVTAQWVEGELWYVPEQSKDKILKLAPSVALLAAETTVPKAIQRHADLAESLGADLKAKKVTDAKARFEKAAGRLRAAAKSKPDVRIMIGSASQDLFYVSLAKMSADTLYLQELGVRFVEPKVNAQGFFEELSWENVDKYPADIIMMDNRSSALQPEALTSKPTWARLAAVKAGQVIPRVTEPIYSYDKCAPILEDLADAIEKARKVA; this is encoded by the coding sequence ATGCGCAACGCCCTTCATTCGCCCCTCAGCCGTCGCGGCGTGCTCGCCGTCGGCGGTGCCGTCGGTCTCGGCGTCGCGCTCGCCGCCTGCGGGAGCGGTGACGACAAGAGTACGGACGCGGGCGGCGACGCGAAGTCGGGTCCCTGGTCCTTCAAGGACGACCGCGGCGAGACGGCCGAAGCCGGCAGCGTCCCGAAGAACATCGTCGCCTTCACCGGCACCGCCGCCGCGCTCCACGACTACGGGATCGAGGTCAAGGGCGTCTTCGGGCCGACCACCACCAAGGGCGGCGAGCCGGACATCCAGGCGGGCGACCTCGATGTCACGAAGGTCGAGATACTCGGCAACGTCTGGGGCGAGTTCAACGTCGAGAAGTACGCGGCGCTCGCCCCGGACCTGCTCGTCACCGCCCAGTGGGTCGAGGGTGAACTCTGGTACGTCCCCGAGCAGTCCAAGGACAAGATCCTCAAGCTGGCTCCGAGCGTCGCGCTCCTCGCGGCGGAGACCACCGTCCCCAAGGCGATCCAGCGCCACGCGGACCTCGCCGAGTCCCTGGGCGCGGACCTCAAGGCCAAGAAGGTGACCGACGCCAAGGCCCGGTTCGAGAAGGCCGCGGGCCGGCTGCGGGCGGCCGCGAAGTCCAAGCCGGACGTCAGGATCATGATCGGCTCGGCCAGCCAGGACCTGTTCTACGTCTCCCTCGCCAAGATGTCCGCCGACACCCTCTACCTCCAGGAGCTGGGGGTGAGGTTCGTCGAGCCGAAGGTGAACGCGCAGGGCTTCTTCGAGGAGTTGAGCTGGGAGAACGTCGACAAGTACCCGGCCGACATCATCATGATGGACAACCGTTCCTCCGCTCTCCAGCCCGAGGCCCTGACGTCCAAGCCGACCTGGGCGCGGCTGGCCGCGGTCAAGGCGGGCCAGGTGATCCCCCGCGTGACCGAGCCCATCTACTCGTACGACAAGTGCGCGCCGATCCTGGAAGACCTCGCCGACGCCATCGAGAAGGCCAGGAAGGTCGCCTGA
- a CDS encoding siderophore-interacting protein: MTTATPRTNATPATPATAAGTAPFRFFALQVVRTRRLGPSLVRVTFGGDTSPGNATGGAGLTGFAAGGRDQSLSLFLPRPGQRAPMVPVEEGEGWWAAWRALPEDVRAVMRSYTAREQRHDPDELDIDFALHPDGGPACRWADDAAPGDRVLVLGPAVADNTAVRFRPPAGTDSVLIWADETSLPAAAAILEWLPAGTKARVWFDVPYAADRMELPTAADATVHWLARDEDAPSALDAVRAAELPGASPYAWVAGEAGTVKELRRHLVRERRLNRRHVTFVGYWRRGLSEEQLREEAAKGG; the protein is encoded by the coding sequence ATGACGACCGCGACGCCGCGCACGAACGCGACACCCGCGACGCCCGCGACGGCGGCCGGCACCGCCCCGTTCCGCTTCTTCGCCCTTCAGGTCGTACGGACCCGTCGTCTCGGCCCGTCCCTGGTCCGCGTCACGTTCGGCGGCGACACGAGCCCCGGCAACGCGACGGGCGGCGCGGGGCTCACGGGCTTCGCTGCCGGCGGGCGCGACCAGAGCCTGTCCCTCTTCCTGCCGAGGCCGGGGCAGCGGGCGCCGATGGTCCCGGTGGAGGAGGGCGAGGGCTGGTGGGCGGCCTGGCGGGCGCTGCCCGAGGACGTGCGGGCCGTGATGCGCTCGTACACGGCGCGCGAACAGCGCCACGACCCGGACGAGCTGGACATCGACTTCGCCCTGCACCCCGACGGCGGACCGGCCTGCCGCTGGGCGGACGACGCGGCGCCCGGTGACCGCGTGCTCGTCCTCGGGCCGGCGGTCGCGGACAACACCGCGGTGCGCTTCCGGCCCCCGGCCGGTACGGACTCCGTGCTGATCTGGGCCGACGAGACGTCCCTGCCCGCGGCCGCCGCCATCCTGGAGTGGCTGCCCGCCGGGACGAAGGCGCGGGTCTGGTTCGACGTGCCGTACGCCGCCGACCGCATGGAGCTGCCGACGGCGGCCGACGCGACCGTCCACTGGCTGGCGCGCGACGAGGACGCTCCCTCGGCCCTGGACGCGGTACGCGCCGCCGAACTGCCCGGCGCCTCGCCGTACGCGTGGGTCGCGGGCGAGGCGGGGACGGTGAAGGAGCTTCGGCGCCATCTCGTACGGGAGCGGCGACTGAACCGCCGGCACGTCACGTTCGTGGGCTACTGGCGCCGGGGTCTGAGCGAGGAGCAGTTGCGGGAGGAGGCGGCGAAGGGCGGCTAG
- a CDS encoding lysophospholipid acyltransferase family protein, with the protein MLSRTAAALVPFFGRLTVTLDGAAELAPGSVVAANHTSLSDPAIVLAALHRLGVEPVVMAAAGLWRVPLLGRALAHDGHIPVRRADPRAAACLEDAAAALARGRLVVIYGEGGIPDFESATETAPHPFRSGLARLVAATGAPVVPLGQRGARSVMSGSGPGQFTRLARAPLRRPELRVHIGAPVRLTGDLPAATAQAHAAVTTAWLTAGGHTATPPAPVPAPVMEAAA; encoded by the coding sequence ATGCTCAGCCGCACGGCCGCCGCACTGGTGCCGTTCTTCGGCCGTCTCACGGTCACGCTGGACGGGGCCGCCGAACTGGCGCCCGGGAGCGTCGTCGCCGCGAACCACACCTCGCTCAGCGACCCGGCGATCGTGCTCGCCGCGCTGCACCGGCTGGGCGTGGAGCCGGTCGTGATGGCGGCCGCCGGCCTGTGGCGCGTGCCGCTCCTCGGGCGGGCGCTCGCCCACGACGGGCACATCCCCGTCCGCCGCGCCGACCCGCGGGCCGCCGCCTGCCTCGAAGACGCCGCAGCGGCGCTCGCGCGTGGCCGGCTCGTCGTCATCTACGGCGAGGGCGGCATACCGGACTTCGAGAGCGCCACCGAGACAGCTCCCCACCCGTTCCGCAGCGGCCTCGCCCGCCTCGTCGCCGCCACCGGCGCACCGGTCGTGCCTCTCGGGCAGAGGGGAGCCCGGAGCGTCATGTCGGGCAGCGGGCCGGGGCAGTTCACGAGACTGGCGCGCGCGCCGCTGCGCCGCCCGGAGCTTCGTGTGCACATCGGCGCCCCGGTGCGGCTGACGGGCGATCTGCCGGCCGCGACGGCTCAGGCCCACGCCGCGGTGACCACCGCGTGGCTGACCGCGGGCGGCCACACCGCGACGCCCCCGGCCCCGGTTCCGGCCCCGGTGATGGAGGCCGCTGCCTGA